In Hahella sp. KA22, one genomic interval encodes:
- a CDS encoding glycosyltransferase family 4 protein — protein sequence MKSSRRHLTHIASGDVWAGAEKQLYELCKALVSTNSLNISAILFNEGVLADKLRQLNIDVTIADEAKLSPLSMIRNIRNHFIRHASSILHTHGFKENILGVIASIKTPVTSLVRTIHGGSESNVSWNKPHKKVTHIADQLLTRHKVDRIVAVSGPLYQLLSERHPNKVVKIFNFIDSRELEALSSNKQPNETFTIGIVGRLAPVKRIDLFVETIKELHKKGHHEIKGKIIGDGPLRKSTEELVRQENLSQYIEFTGFVDPSTPEIANLDLLLMTSDHEGLPMTLLEALALKVPVVAHNVGGIPEALNSGSAGLLVDDHSALGYATAVDKVLNNPAERERMQMNGLSYLRENFDSVKKSREYLNLYFQLLGQELSR from the coding sequence ATGAAGAGTTCACGCCGTCACCTAACACACATTGCATCAGGAGATGTCTGGGCTGGCGCAGAAAAACAACTATATGAACTATGTAAGGCCTTAGTCTCAACGAATAGCCTGAACATATCGGCCATATTATTCAATGAGGGAGTTCTAGCCGACAAACTTCGTCAACTCAACATTGACGTTACTATTGCTGATGAAGCAAAGCTATCTCCACTATCCATGATACGCAATATTCGCAATCACTTTATTAGACATGCTAGTAGCATTCTGCATACACACGGCTTTAAAGAGAACATTTTAGGCGTTATTGCAAGTATAAAGACACCAGTTACCAGCCTGGTACGCACAATTCATGGAGGCTCCGAGTCAAATGTTTCGTGGAATAAGCCTCACAAAAAAGTTACGCATATTGCAGACCAATTACTGACAAGACACAAAGTCGACCGAATTGTGGCCGTTTCTGGACCACTATATCAGTTACTCAGCGAAAGGCACCCAAACAAGGTCGTTAAGATCTTTAATTTTATCGATAGCCGCGAGCTTGAAGCGCTCTCCTCAAATAAGCAGCCAAACGAAACCTTTACAATTGGAATAGTCGGCCGCCTGGCTCCAGTTAAACGAATAGACTTATTTGTTGAAACAATCAAAGAGCTGCATAAAAAGGGGCATCATGAGATCAAAGGCAAGATAATTGGAGATGGCCCATTACGCAAGTCTACCGAGGAACTCGTCCGCCAAGAAAATCTGAGCCAGTATATTGAATTCACAGGCTTTGTAGATCCCTCTACACCAGAAATAGCCAACCTGGATCTACTGCTAATGACATCTGATCATGAGGGTTTGCCAATGACGCTGCTTGAGGCCCTGGCCCTGAAAGTGCCAGTGGTTGCGCACAATGTGGGAGGTATTCCCGAAGCGCTCAACTCTGGCTCCGCAGGCCTATTAGTCGATGACCATTCCGCTTTGGGTTATGCTACCGCCGTCGATAAAGTACTCAACAACCCCGCTGAGAGAGAGCGAATGCAAATGAACGGACTGAGTTACTTGAGAGAAAACTTTGATTCAGTCAAGAAGTCACGCGAGTATCTCAACCTCTATTTCCAATTATTAGGTCAGGAACTATCTAGATGA
- the cysC gene encoding adenylyl-sulfate kinase, translated as MTQENIVWHDFKLKKQDRADIKNQQPCLVWFTGLSGSGKSTVSNALDMALHKRGYHTYVLDGDNVRHGLNKDLTFSDRDRVENIRRVGEASKLLVDAGLIVMTAFISPFRDDRKMVRSLYEPGEFIEVFVNTPIEVCEQRDPKGLYQKARQGAIKNFTGIDSPYEPPESPDLVIDTSKETTEESVAGIIAFLEARNVITPSTDSDK; from the coding sequence ATGACTCAAGAAAATATCGTCTGGCACGATTTTAAGCTAAAGAAGCAAGATCGTGCAGACATAAAGAACCAACAACCATGTCTTGTCTGGTTTACTGGGCTAAGTGGATCAGGTAAATCCACTGTATCAAATGCTTTAGACATGGCGTTGCACAAACGCGGCTATCACACATATGTGCTAGATGGAGATAATGTTCGTCACGGACTGAATAAAGACTTAACTTTTTCAGACAGAGACCGAGTAGAGAATATTCGTCGCGTGGGCGAAGCCAGCAAATTACTTGTTGATGCTGGCTTAATTGTCATGACTGCGTTTATTTCACCATTTCGTGATGATCGGAAGATGGTTCGCTCTCTATACGAGCCAGGCGAATTCATTGAGGTCTTTGTCAACACTCCTATTGAGGTTTGCGAGCAAAGAGACCCCAAAGGGCTTTATCAAAAGGCCAGACAAGGCGCTATAAAAAACTTCACAGGAATAGACTCCCCCTATGAACCCCCTGAGAGCCCTGACTTAGTTATCGACACCAGCAAGGAAACCACGGAAGAGTCTGTGGCGGGCATTATCGCTTTCCTGGAAGCAAGGAATGTTATAACCCCATCAACTGACAGCGATAAATGA
- a CDS encoding glycosyltransferase family 4 protein, with translation MTKILILYHCEANTGYAIGSLEKVFWSMALRLAGSPDNIHLCYPGYSNGYPGYTPEGFGNFVEFSDRQDATDKIELFASYLKENNINVIFGFDQPVSLPYYKAARLAGVSSFISYWGAPMSSINSGLKLLLKKLDVMRYRHGPDLYIFESEAMRQSAYLGRGVPEEKTALCHLGVDTEKYHPDAEDQYYAHDLFGIPRDKQLLFYSGHFEERKGVRVIAEAANIIAAQRDDIVFILFGNRNDEAAPYQALLNEKSSKQVIFGGYRSDLHRVHRSCKAGIIASTGWDSFTMSSIEMQASGLPLLVSNLQGLRETIVDGETGLLFSPGSAAELAERVQTLLGKAINIKKMSQNAVSRIQSQFSTEIQIQNLTSLTKQQLTRSK, from the coding sequence ATGACTAAAATTTTAATTTTATATCACTGCGAAGCAAATACAGGCTATGCGATAGGCTCTTTGGAAAAAGTATTCTGGAGCATGGCCTTACGCTTAGCTGGGTCGCCAGACAACATCCACCTGTGCTACCCCGGATATAGCAATGGATACCCCGGCTATACTCCGGAAGGATTTGGCAATTTCGTGGAGTTTTCTGACAGACAGGACGCGACGGATAAAATTGAATTATTTGCCTCATACCTGAAAGAAAACAATATCAACGTTATTTTCGGCTTCGACCAACCTGTTTCGCTTCCCTACTATAAAGCGGCTCGTTTAGCAGGTGTTAGCTCCTTTATTTCTTATTGGGGGGCCCCTATGAGCAGCATCAATAGCGGCCTCAAACTACTATTAAAGAAGCTGGACGTAATGCGTTATAGGCATGGGCCCGATCTCTATATATTTGAGTCGGAAGCCATGCGGCAGTCGGCTTATCTTGGTCGCGGCGTACCTGAAGAAAAAACCGCCCTTTGCCACCTGGGGGTAGATACAGAAAAATATCACCCTGATGCGGAAGATCAATATTACGCTCACGATCTATTTGGCATCCCTAGAGATAAGCAATTACTTTTCTATTCTGGACACTTTGAGGAGCGCAAAGGGGTTCGAGTTATAGCGGAAGCCGCCAATATTATCGCAGCTCAGCGCGACGACATAGTCTTCATACTATTTGGAAATCGTAACGATGAGGCTGCCCCTTATCAGGCGCTATTAAACGAAAAGTCGTCAAAGCAGGTTATTTTTGGCGGTTACCGTTCGGATTTACATAGGGTCCATCGCAGCTGCAAAGCGGGTATTATCGCATCCACAGGGTGGGACTCGTTCACTATGTCCTCCATTGAAATGCAAGCCTCGGGACTTCCTCTTCTTGTATCGAACTTACAAGGCCTGAGAGAAACAATTGTTGATGGAGAGACTGGCCTTCTATTTTCGCCAGGTTCTGCAGCGGAGCTTGCTGAACGAGTTCAGACGCTGCTCGGCAAGGCCATCAACATCAAGAAAATGAGCCAAAATGCCGTGTCACGCATACAAAGCCAATTCTCTACAGAGATTCAAATCCAGAACTTAACAAGCCTGACAAAGCAGCAACTAACTCGAAGCAAATAG